In one window of Cytophagaceae bacterium ABcell3 DNA:
- a CDS encoding aspartate aminotransferase family protein: MKNFDVYPLFEIEPVKAAGSWLWDSNGNKYLDLYGGHAVISIGHTHPHYVEKITGQLNKIGFYSNSVKIPLQVELAKKLGKLSGYDDYSLFLCNSGAEANENALKMASFHTGKKKIISFTKGFHGRTSLAVAATDGPSMQAPVNQTENTILLPFNDIESLEKNFNDEVAAVIIEGIQGVGGVKIPTNEFLKKARELCDKFGAVLILDEVQSGYGRSGKFFAHQHSDVKADIISMAKGMGNGFPVAGIILSPTFKAVHGMLGTTFGGNHLACAAAIAVLDVIKDENLISNAENIGNYLMEKVKTLKGVRSVRGLGLMVGIELEIPCASVRKDLLNEHNMFTGSSSDKNTIRILPALNVQKEEVDLFLQAFESVLSKNLAK, encoded by the coding sequence ATGAAAAATTTTGATGTTTACCCGCTTTTTGAAATTGAACCTGTAAAAGCTGCAGGGTCATGGCTATGGGATAGCAATGGCAATAAATACTTAGACCTATATGGAGGTCATGCTGTAATATCCATTGGCCACACACACCCACATTATGTTGAGAAGATCACAGGTCAATTAAACAAAATCGGATTTTATTCTAATTCAGTTAAAATTCCTTTACAGGTAGAACTGGCAAAAAAACTGGGAAAACTTTCTGGTTACGACGACTACTCACTGTTCCTTTGCAACTCTGGTGCAGAAGCCAATGAAAATGCCTTAAAAATGGCCTCTTTTCATACTGGCAAGAAAAAAATCATTTCCTTTACCAAAGGCTTTCACGGCCGTACATCCCTAGCAGTAGCTGCAACGGATGGCCCATCTATGCAAGCTCCGGTAAACCAAACGGAAAACACCATACTGCTTCCTTTTAATGACATAGAAAGCCTCGAAAAAAACTTTAATGATGAAGTTGCCGCTGTAATCATAGAAGGTATACAAGGCGTAGGGGGTGTTAAAATTCCTACCAACGAGTTTCTAAAAAAAGCCCGCGAACTTTGCGACAAGTTTGGAGCAGTGCTTATCCTTGACGAAGTACAATCTGGCTATGGCAGGTCTGGCAAATTCTTTGCCCACCAACACTCCGATGTCAAAGCAGATATTATTTCCATGGCAAAAGGTATGGGCAATGGTTTCCCTGTAGCTGGTATAATATTAAGCCCTACATTTAAAGCAGTTCACGGCATGCTGGGAACCACGTTTGGGGGTAATCACTTAGCTTGTGCCGCTGCAATAGCTGTATTAGATGTTATAAAAGACGAAAACCTGATTTCCAATGCGGAAAACATCGGAAACTATCTAATGGAAAAAGTCAAGACACTCAAAGGAGTAAGAAGTGTCAGAGGCTTAGGTTTAATGGTAGGTATTGAACTGGAAATACCGTGTGCAAGTGTGAGAAAAGACCTTCTCAATGAGCATAACATGTTTACCGGATCCTCATCGGACAAAAACACCATACGGATTCTGCCTGCACTCAATGTCCAGAAAGAAGAAGTAGATTTGTTCCTGCAAGCATTTGAATCTGTTTTATCCAAAAATTTAGCTAAATAA
- a CDS encoding N-acetylornithine carbamoyltransferase, whose protein sequence is MRHFISIKDVENLPELVNKALDFKKDPWKHAEFGKHKTLGLIFLNPSLRTRLSTQKAAQTLGMSIMLMNFDNEGWALETEEGVVMKGTSAEHVKEGAAVVGQYCDIIGVRSFPKLRSRDEDYSDVMLSKFIQYANVPIVSLESSILHPLQSLTDLMTIEEYRTVKKPKVVLTWVPHFKSLPQAVPNSFAEWMNHPDANVDFVITHPPGYELAEQFRGKAEIIYDQNEALKDADFVYAKNWSSYHQYGKVLTTDSSWVIDNSKMDLTNNGKFMHCLPLRRNLKVMDEVLDGPQAIHIQQAANRVHAAQAVLKKMLEDNF, encoded by the coding sequence ATGAGACATTTTATCTCGATTAAGGACGTTGAGAACCTTCCGGAGCTGGTAAATAAGGCACTAGATTTCAAGAAGGATCCCTGGAAGCATGCGGAATTCGGCAAGCACAAAACCTTAGGCTTAATTTTTCTGAACCCAAGCTTGCGTACAAGGCTTAGTACTCAAAAAGCTGCCCAAACACTAGGCATGAGTATAATGCTGATGAACTTTGACAACGAAGGTTGGGCTTTAGAAACTGAAGAAGGTGTGGTAATGAAGGGAACGTCTGCTGAGCATGTGAAAGAAGGGGCGGCTGTAGTAGGGCAGTATTGCGATATTATTGGTGTTCGATCATTTCCCAAGCTTAGAAGCAGAGACGAGGACTATTCAGATGTCATGCTGAGCAAATTCATTCAGTATGCCAATGTACCTATTGTAAGTTTGGAATCGAGCATCTTGCACCCCTTGCAATCCTTAACAGATTTAATGACCATTGAGGAATACCGAACAGTAAAGAAACCCAAAGTTGTCTTGACCTGGGTACCGCATTTTAAAAGCTTGCCTCAAGCGGTGCCTAATTCATTTGCAGAATGGATGAACCATCCTGACGCCAATGTAGATTTTGTCATTACCCATCCTCCTGGATATGAACTAGCAGAGCAGTTTAGGGGCAAGGCAGAAATCATTTATGACCAAAACGAAGCTTTAAAGGACGCAGACTTTGTTTATGCCAAAAACTGGTCTTCTTATCACCAGTATGGCAAAGTGCTCACTACTGATAGCAGCTGGGTTATTGACAACAGCAAAATGGATTTGACCAATAATGGCAAATTCATGCACTGCCTTCCTTTAAGACGAAACCTTAAAGTAATGGACGAGGTGCTTGATGGGCCACAAGCCATACACATTCAGCAGGCAGCCAACAGAGTCCATGCAGCACAAGCCGTCCTAAAAAAGATGTTAGAAGATAATTTCTAA
- the argB gene encoding acetylglutamate kinase, which yields MDTIRVIKIGGNVIDDDATLKKFLKDFASVKGPKVLVHGGGKIATEISKGLGIAAQMVDGRRITDAETLRVVTMVYGGLINKKIVSLLQSYGCNAMGLTGADANVISADKRPLKNNIDYGFVGDVKSVNAETLSVLLKAGITPVMAPLTHDGNGNMLNTNADTIASTVAVGISKLNPSELIYCFELPGVMRDINDKDSVINQIDGALYQQLKEEGVVAKGMIPKMDNSFDAIKAGAESVTICHADDLLAILNLNERKGTKLVLK from the coding sequence ATGGATACAATAAGAGTTATTAAAATTGGCGGGAATGTTATTGATGATGATGCTACTCTGAAAAAGTTCCTTAAAGATTTTGCTTCTGTAAAAGGCCCAAAGGTTCTTGTACACGGTGGAGGCAAAATAGCCACAGAAATCAGCAAAGGCTTAGGAATTGCAGCCCAAATGGTTGACGGGCGACGCATTACAGATGCTGAGACACTACGTGTTGTTACCATGGTTTACGGAGGACTGATAAACAAAAAAATAGTCAGTCTACTGCAATCCTATGGGTGCAATGCCATGGGACTGACCGGAGCAGACGCAAATGTTATCAGTGCTGACAAACGCCCCCTTAAAAACAACATCGACTATGGATTTGTGGGCGATGTAAAATCGGTAAATGCTGAAACACTTTCTGTATTATTGAAAGCAGGCATAACACCGGTAATGGCACCTTTAACCCATGACGGCAATGGAAACATGCTCAACACAAACGCAGACACCATTGCGTCTACAGTAGCTGTTGGCATTAGCAAGCTTAACCCAAGCGAACTAATTTACTGCTTCGAACTGCCAGGAGTTATGCGGGATATCAATGACAAAGATTCCGTTATCAACCAAATAGACGGGGCTTTATATCAACAGTTGAAAGAAGAAGGTGTGGTGGCCAAAGGAATGATTCCTAAAATGGACAATTCTTTTGATGCCATTAAAGCAGGAGCCGAATCTGTCACTATCTGTCACGCAGATGACCTACTTGCCATTCTTAATTTAAATGAAAGAAAAGGGACCAAACTGGTTCTTAAATAA
- a CDS encoding M20 family metallo-hydrolase — protein sequence MDIASYKKDAIELLKELIKIESFSKQEDKTADLIVQFLSDRGIETHRKMNNVWAFNKYYDPKKPTILLNSHHDTVRPNSGYTNDPFDPIVKDGKLYGLGSNDAGGCLSSLISTFCYFYDKEDMKYNFVIAATAEEEISGMNGLELVIPDLGELEFAIVGEPTQMDLAIAEKGLMVLDCIAKGKAGHAAREEGENAIYLAIKDIQWLTSYQFKKVSPTLGPVKLSVTVINAGSEHNVIPDTCKYVVDIRITEMYKNEEVLQIIEDNITSEVHPRSVRLKPSSIDPNHPVVLAGIKHGGNTYGSPTTSDQALLSVPSLKMGPGNSKRSHTANEFIWLSEIEQGVERYINMLSEIVIK from the coding sequence ATGGATATTGCTAGTTACAAAAAAGATGCTATTGAACTTCTGAAAGAACTCATCAAAATAGAATCTTTCAGCAAACAAGAGGACAAGACAGCAGACTTGATCGTTCAGTTTCTGTCCGATAGAGGCATTGAAACTCATCGCAAAATGAACAATGTATGGGCTTTCAACAAGTATTACGACCCGAAAAAGCCTACTATCCTATTAAACTCACACCATGATACCGTTCGTCCGAACTCAGGCTACACCAACGACCCTTTTGACCCTATTGTAAAAGACGGCAAACTTTATGGTTTGGGTAGCAATGATGCTGGCGGATGCCTTAGCTCACTTATTTCTACATTCTGCTACTTCTATGACAAAGAAGATATGAAATACAATTTTGTCATAGCGGCAACAGCAGAAGAGGAAATTTCAGGCATGAATGGCCTGGAACTTGTAATTCCTGATCTAGGAGAACTAGAATTTGCCATTGTAGGAGAGCCTACACAAATGGATTTGGCCATTGCCGAAAAAGGTTTAATGGTTTTGGACTGTATTGCCAAAGGTAAAGCAGGACATGCCGCAAGAGAAGAAGGCGAAAATGCTATATATCTTGCAATTAAAGATATTCAATGGCTTACAAGTTACCAGTTCAAAAAAGTATCGCCAACTTTAGGACCGGTTAAATTGTCAGTAACAGTTATAAACGCTGGTTCTGAGCACAACGTAATTCCTGACACTTGTAAATATGTAGTCGATATTCGTATCACTGAAATGTACAAGAACGAAGAAGTGCTTCAGATCATTGAGGACAATATTACATCTGAAGTTCATCCAAGATCAGTCAGGTTAAAACCATCCAGTATAGACCCTAACCACCCTGTAGTGTTGGCAGGTATTAAGCATGGCGGAAACACGTATGGTTCACCTACAACATCAGACCAAGCATTGCTAAGTGTCCCTTCGCTAAAAATGGGACCAGGCAACTCAAAAAGATCTCATACAGCCAATGAATTTATTTGGCTTAGTGAAATTGAGCAGGGTGTTGAGAGGTATATTAATATGTTAAGCGAAATAGTTATAAAATAA
- the argH gene encoding argininosuccinate lyase, giving the protein MTKLWQKDKSVHKDIERFTVGKDRELDILLAEFDVLGSLAHTQMLQSINLLEKEELDILHKELKNIYKEIKEGKFAIQEGVEDVHSQVELLLTSRLGDVGKKIHSGRSRNDQVLLDLKLYTRDAIRHTVENIKELFTVLVSLSNKYKDHLLPGYTHLQIAMPSSFGLWFGAYAESLTDDLLMLQAAYRVSNKNPLGSAAGYGSSFPLNRTMTTELLGFDNLSYNVVYAQMGRGKTEKNVSAALSSVASTLGKMAMDICLYMNQNFGFITFPDELTTGSSIMPHKKNPDVFELIRAKCNKLQALPNEISLITTNLPSGYHRDLQLIKENFLPAFEDINDCLRIATFMLENIIVKENILDDEKYKYLFSVEVVNQLVLEGVPFRDAYKRVGLLIENNEFARPENITHSHEGSIGNLCNEQIKEEMESIYQSFNFEKADKKLQALLD; this is encoded by the coding sequence ATGACAAAACTTTGGCAAAAAGACAAAAGCGTCCATAAGGATATAGAACGGTTTACAGTAGGCAAAGACCGTGAGCTGGACATATTATTGGCAGAATTTGATGTACTTGGATCGCTTGCGCATACCCAAATGCTCCAAAGCATTAACCTACTTGAAAAGGAAGAGCTTGATATCCTTCACAAAGAGCTAAAAAACATATATAAAGAAATTAAAGAAGGGAAATTTGCTATTCAAGAAGGCGTAGAGGATGTTCACTCTCAAGTAGAGCTATTGCTTACTAGTAGGTTAGGAGATGTAGGAAAGAAGATACATAGCGGCCGGTCAAGAAACGATCAAGTCTTATTAGACTTAAAACTATATACCCGAGATGCCATAAGGCATACGGTAGAAAATATAAAGGAACTTTTTACTGTCCTTGTTTCTCTTAGCAATAAATATAAAGACCACTTACTGCCAGGCTATACCCATTTACAGATAGCCATGCCATCTTCCTTTGGCTTATGGTTTGGAGCTTATGCAGAAAGCCTCACCGACGACCTGCTGATGTTACAAGCGGCCTATCGGGTTAGCAACAAAAACCCTTTAGGGTCTGCCGCTGGCTACGGCTCTTCTTTTCCACTAAACAGGACAATGACCACAGAACTTCTTGGGTTTGACAACTTAAGCTATAACGTTGTCTATGCTCAAATGGGAAGAGGAAAAACTGAGAAAAATGTGAGCGCGGCACTTTCCTCCGTTGCATCTACTTTGGGAAAAATGGCGATGGACATATGCCTGTACATGAACCAGAACTTTGGTTTTATAACTTTCCCAGATGAACTCACTACAGGCTCCAGCATTATGCCCCATAAAAAAAACCCAGATGTATTTGAACTCATCAGGGCGAAATGCAATAAATTACAAGCCTTACCAAACGAAATTTCTTTAATTACAACTAATCTACCATCGGGCTACCATAGAGACCTACAGCTAATCAAGGAAAACTTTTTACCAGCATTTGAAGATATAAATGACTGCTTAAGAATTGCAACGTTTATGTTGGAAAACATCATTGTTAAAGAAAATATTCTTGATGATGAAAAGTATAAGTACCTTTTCAGTGTAGAGGTGGTTAATCAGCTTGTCCTTGAAGGCGTGCCCTTTAGAGATGCGTATAAAAGAGTTGGTTTGCTTATAGAAAACAATGAATTTGCTAGGCCTGAAAATATTACTCACAGCCACGAAGGAAGTATAGGCAATTTGTGCAATGAGCAAATTAAAGAAGAAATGGAATCGATTTACCAATCGTTTAATTTCGAAAAGGCCGACAAGAAGCTTCAAGCGCTTTTAGATTAA
- a CDS encoding serine hydrolase yields the protein MSKFFGKWKKALLIFLLFILLVNIGIILLDKRFVYRALWYNFVGIDDYRIFHNREISASPDPQPWPLASEYNQYELSPNLRQGLERLRTVAFLVVKEDSIRYEEYWDDYGPSSLSNSFSMAKTFVGMLVGIALHEGKIKSLDQPIGDFLENYKGGEKDKITIRHLLTMSSGLEWDEAYASPFSTTTEAYYGTDLQRTVGQLEVEEEPGVYFNYKSSDTQLLAFVLQNAVGMPISQYLEEKIWHPIGAEHAAKWSLDGEGGVEKAYCCINSNARDFARIGKLYLNYGRWNNERLVDSAYVAQSISPADLYDPHNHGEPINFYGYKWWLIPDYKKLGNVFYARGILGQYIINVPSKDLIIVRLGHKRGMPAGKHFEEVFLMLDEVANMF from the coding sequence ATGTCAAAGTTTTTTGGGAAGTGGAAAAAGGCTTTATTAATTTTTCTGTTGTTTATTCTGTTGGTAAATATCGGGATTATTCTACTTGATAAAAGGTTTGTATATAGGGCGCTATGGTACAATTTTGTAGGTATCGATGATTATAGGATATTTCATAATAGGGAAATTTCAGCAAGTCCAGATCCACAACCTTGGCCTTTGGCTTCAGAATATAACCAGTATGAACTTAGCCCTAACCTCAGGCAAGGATTAGAGCGGTTAAGAACGGTTGCGTTTTTGGTTGTTAAAGAAGACTCTATTAGATATGAAGAGTACTGGGATGACTATGGACCATCTTCTTTATCTAACTCTTTTTCCATGGCAAAGACTTTTGTAGGTATGTTGGTAGGTATTGCTTTGCACGAAGGTAAAATTAAGAGTCTTGATCAGCCTATTGGAGATTTTCTCGAAAACTATAAAGGGGGAGAAAAAGATAAAATTACCATCAGACATTTGCTTACCATGAGTTCGGGTTTGGAATGGGACGAAGCCTATGCCAGCCCTTTTTCAACCACCACCGAAGCTTATTATGGGACGGACTTGCAACGAACTGTTGGGCAGTTGGAAGTGGAGGAAGAACCTGGTGTATATTTTAATTATAAAAGTTCTGATACCCAGCTATTGGCTTTTGTTTTGCAAAATGCTGTGGGTATGCCCATAAGTCAATACCTTGAAGAGAAAATTTGGCACCCAATAGGTGCTGAACATGCTGCTAAATGGAGCTTGGATGGTGAAGGCGGCGTAGAAAAAGCTTATTGTTGTATAAACTCTAATGCCAGGGATTTTGCAAGAATTGGCAAGCTGTATTTGAACTATGGCAGGTGGAACAACGAACGTTTAGTCGACTCGGCTTATGTAGCCCAATCTATAAGTCCTGCTGATTTATATGACCCTCATAACCATGGAGAACCTATTAACTTTTATGGATACAAATGGTGGCTTATCCCTGATTATAAAAAGCTAGGAAACGTTTTTTATGCACGAGGGATTTTGGGGCAATATATAATTAATGTCCCTTCTAAAGATTTGATTATTGTACGTTTAGGGCATAAAAGAGGAATGCCTGCTGGAAAGCACTTTGAAGAGGTTTTTTTAATGCTTGATGAGGTCGCAAATATGTTTTAA
- a CDS encoding FAD-dependent oxidoreductase → MKKFDFVIAGQGLAGTVLGYTLEEKGASVYYVNQAKKTCSSSVAAGIFNPITGKKMVLTWSAEKLFPYLTRFYQNLEKHLGTSFFYPLPLIRPYASIEEQNYWEGRMSEKEIQKFVHSESIASSCNTYLHAPFGGFEIDMAGWVDLPVLLKSYYEKSLRHNIYEEGAFEYHDLKESDGGYQWNGVEAKGIIFCEGSASVENPFFNWLPFSLSRGDILTIESDELPSDKIVNKGGVFVVPIGGNKFRTGSTYERHFTDPGPSEKGKKEILEKLEKILKVPFTVIAHHSGVRPAVRDRRPLLGAHPERKNMYIFNGLGAKGVSLAPYFAEELTNLILFNKEPDIDVNIRRFYTLYKPASQS, encoded by the coding sequence TTGAAAAAGTTTGATTTTGTTATTGCTGGCCAAGGGCTGGCAGGTACTGTTCTTGGTTATACCTTAGAGGAAAAAGGGGCTAGTGTATATTATGTCAATCAGGCAAAAAAAACTTGCTCCTCATCTGTAGCCGCGGGTATTTTTAACCCTATTACCGGCAAAAAAATGGTACTTACCTGGTCCGCAGAGAAGCTTTTTCCTTATCTTACAAGATTCTATCAAAACCTTGAAAAGCATTTAGGGACATCTTTTTTTTACCCTCTTCCACTTATTCGTCCTTATGCATCTATAGAGGAGCAAAACTACTGGGAAGGTAGGATGTCTGAAAAGGAAATTCAAAAATTTGTACACTCCGAATCGATCGCTAGTTCTTGTAATACCTATTTACATGCTCCTTTTGGAGGGTTTGAAATTGACATGGCTGGCTGGGTCGATTTGCCGGTATTGCTGAAATCTTATTACGAAAAATCCTTGCGTCATAACATATATGAAGAAGGAGCGTTTGAATATCATGATTTGAAAGAAAGTGATGGAGGGTATCAATGGAATGGTGTAGAAGCCAAAGGCATAATTTTTTGTGAAGGCAGTGCAAGTGTTGAAAATCCATTTTTTAACTGGCTGCCGTTTAGTTTGTCCAGAGGCGATATCCTCACTATTGAGTCAGATGAATTGCCTTCTGATAAAATAGTAAATAAAGGTGGTGTTTTTGTGGTGCCAATTGGAGGAAACAAGTTTCGTACCGGGTCTACCTATGAACGCCATTTTACGGATCCTGGCCCTTCTGAAAAAGGGAAAAAAGAAATTCTGGAGAAACTAGAAAAGATTTTAAAAGTACCTTTTACGGTAATAGCGCATCATTCGGGGGTAAGGCCTGCGGTTCGGGATCGGCGGCCTTTGTTGGGCGCACATCCTGAAAGAAAAAATATGTATATATTTAATGGACTTGGTGCAAAGGGAGTTTCTTTGGCTCCTTATTTTGCAGAGGAGTTGACCAATTTAATTTTATTTAACAAGGAACCAGATATAGATGTTAATATTCGCAGGTTTTATACGTTATATAAGCCGGCAAGCCAGAGCTGA
- a CDS encoding MBL fold metallo-hydrolase has translation MEVRSFVFNPFQENTYVLYDETNECVIIDPGCYEKHEKDELTSFISDNKLKVKQLINTHCHIDHILGNKFIKEFYQVDLAIHQIDEQTLRAVKVYAPNYGFYNYEESEPDTYLKEGDKVIFGNTELEVLFVPGHAPGHIALYNKKEKKCIAGDVLFHRSIGRTDLPGGDHDTLINSIREKLFPLGEDVTVYPGHGPATNMGEEMRHNPFCMIY, from the coding sequence ATGGAAGTACGGAGTTTTGTTTTTAACCCTTTTCAGGAAAACACCTATGTCCTTTACGATGAGACCAATGAGTGTGTAATTATAGATCCAGGATGTTATGAAAAGCATGAAAAAGATGAATTGACCTCTTTTATTAGCGATAACAAGCTAAAAGTTAAGCAGCTAATCAATACACACTGCCACATAGACCATATTTTAGGCAATAAATTTATAAAAGAGTTTTACCAAGTAGACTTGGCTATCCATCAAATAGACGAGCAAACACTACGTGCAGTAAAAGTTTATGCCCCAAATTATGGTTTCTATAATTATGAGGAGTCCGAACCTGACACTTATTTAAAAGAAGGCGATAAAGTAATCTTTGGAAACACAGAGCTGGAAGTCCTATTTGTACCAGGTCATGCTCCAGGGCATATAGCTCTTTATAATAAGAAAGAAAAAAAATGTATAGCAGGAGATGTGCTATTTCATCGCAGCATAGGGCGTACAGACCTTCCAGGAGGAGACCATGATACACTAATTAACAGCATCAGGGAAAAACTATTTCCTCTAGGAGAAGATGTTACTGTTTACCCTGGGCATGGCCCTGCTACCAATATGGGTGAAGAAATGCGCCATAACCCTTTTTGCATGATTTATTAG
- the pssA gene encoding CDP-diacylglycerol--serine O-phosphatidyltransferase, with product MKKHIPNFITCLNLASGFIGIIETLNGRLYMGAWLIVLACIFDFFDGFAARMLRVTSPIGKQLDSLADMVTFGVLPGLIMFQLLHFSVVGQYLFNESIPAISYLAVLIPIFSALRLAKFNIDERQTTYFIGVPTPTNAILIASFALIVRVPQDNVFFFALQNTYILAAITIVTSLLLVSEIRLISLKFKGFSWKDNIFRYLLIIVSVIALSVLQLYAIPVIIILYIILSLIERTYHP from the coding sequence ATGAAAAAACATATACCAAACTTCATCACCTGCCTAAACCTGGCATCAGGCTTTATAGGAATTATTGAAACATTAAATGGCCGGTTGTATATGGGCGCATGGCTCATTGTTCTAGCTTGCATCTTTGACTTTTTTGATGGATTTGCAGCCAGGATGTTACGTGTAACCTCCCCGATCGGCAAGCAACTGGATTCTTTGGCAGACATGGTTACCTTTGGAGTGCTTCCGGGATTGATCATGTTCCAACTTCTTCATTTTTCTGTGGTAGGTCAATATTTATTTAATGAAAGCATTCCTGCAATATCTTATCTTGCTGTGCTTATACCCATATTTTCTGCTTTGCGCTTAGCAAAGTTTAACATAGATGAGCGCCAAACCACATACTTTATTGGCGTACCCACCCCTACCAATGCAATATTAATAGCTTCGTTTGCTTTAATAGTAAGGGTACCCCAAGATAATGTCTTCTTTTTCGCATTGCAAAACACCTATATATTAGCAGCTATAACCATTGTCACATCACTGCTACTGGTGTCCGAAATAAGGTTGATATCGTTGAAGTTCAAAGGCTTTTCCTGGAAAGACAATATATTTAGATATTTGCTGATTATAGTTTCTGTAATAGCTCTATCTGTGTTGCAGCTATATGCCATACCTGTTATAATTATATTATACATTATTTTGTCATTGATAGAGAGGACCTATCACCCATGA